A single region of the Leptospiraceae bacterium genome encodes:
- a CDS encoding transposase zinc-binding domain-containing protein, whose amino-acid sequence MYICSTEKIKPAYLPAFERWSLYKSIWMDHWEEFRRIYNTRFLSKYGELSDGKIEEVEKLFRLRNFQNGFQRYSCEECDVNLIVPFSCKSRLCLSCYRKKLFGWSVNLSHILNIDLRHIHITFTIPGTVSNILFLRRGEVEDMISIAAEVYKKELIKFAKLKFKKEEFTITDKDWLPGSIATLHKCGNSLNFNPHVHLVGTTAIIHKETKEVLNLSFLRYKKFAFSWMKAFCKHYEKEKVITKAESLVIQNKYKNGFHVYFQPIAGEEKEPLFRTAEYIASGCFHNSQIQK is encoded by the coding sequence TTGTATATTTGTTCAACCGAAAAAATTAAACCAGCTTACCTTCCCGCCTTCGAAAGATGGAGTCTATACAAATCTATTTGGATGGATCACTGGGAAGAGTTTCGGAGAATTTATAACACAAGATTCTTGTCGAAGTATGGAGAACTTTCGGACGGGAAAATAGAAGAGGTGGAAAAGCTTTTTAGGTTGCGGAATTTTCAGAATGGGTTCCAGAGATATTCTTGTGAAGAATGCGACGTAAACTTAATCGTTCCATTTAGTTGTAAATCAAGACTTTGTTTGTCCTGTTATCGCAAGAAACTTTTCGGTTGGTCGGTTAATCTTTCTCATATACTAAACATAGACTTGCGGCATATTCATATTACCTTTACCATTCCAGGGACTGTATCTAATATTCTTTTCCTGAGAAGAGGCGAAGTCGAAGATATGATTTCTATCGCGGCTGAGGTATACAAGAAAGAATTAATCAAATTCGCAAAACTGAAATTTAAGAAGGAAGAATTTACAATCACTGACAAAGATTGGTTACCCGGAAGTATTGCCACCCTACACAAATGCGGCAATAGCTTAAATTTTAATCCACACGTGCACCTTGTTGGAACAACAGCTATTATCCACAAAGAGACAAAGGAAGTATTAAATCTTTCTTTTTTGCGTTACAAGAAATTTGCATTTTCATGGATGAAGGCATTCTGTAAACATTACGAAAAAGAAAAAGTTATCACAAAAGCGGAATCTCTTGTTATCCAAAACAAATACAAGAATGGTTTTCATGTTTATTTTCAGCCGATTGCAGGAGAAGAGAAAGAACCACTTTTTAGAACAGCGGAGTATATTGCATCAGGATGTTTTCACAATTCACAGATTCAAAAGTAG
- a CDS encoding transposase, with amino-acid sequence MFSQFTDSKVDDGSASSPRLPTGLATVTFRYKSWVEKDTREKSFQEQTIDVYEFMARMLFFLPEPNRKMIRYYGIYANRIKEKLEFIEQRTWAQAIENSFDAKPQHCPDCAKRMQLTVVYSYSARKTMEGLKETHTYLNGYFRPKARPP; translated from the coding sequence ATGTTTTCACAATTCACAGATTCAAAAGTAGATGATGGTTCGGCAAGCTCGCCTAGGCTACCAACCGGACTAGCAACTGTTACATTTCGATACAAGAGTTGGGTAGAGAAAGATACACGAGAGAAAAGTTTTCAGGAACAAACGATTGATGTTTATGAATTCATGGCGCGGATGTTATTTTTTCTACCTGAACCAAACCGAAAAATGATTCGTTATTATGGAATCTATGCAAACCGCATCAAAGAAAAGCTTGAATTCATCGAACAACGAACTTGGGCACAAGCGATAGAAAATAGTTTCGATGCAAAGCCGCAGCATTGTCCAGATTGCGCAAAGCGAATGCAGCTAACTGTCGTTTATTCTTACTCCGCGAGAAAGACAATGGAAGGATTAAAAGAAACGCATACCTATCTGAACGGTTACTTTCGACCAAAGGCTCGTCCTCCATAA
- a CDS encoding DUF1566 domain-containing protein: MANSPYSLLVVVLMGILALAGCEKKKKETPIWALGLMGSSSATGTGTGIGTGIGTGTGTGTGTGTGTGTGTGIGTGTGTGTGTGTGTGTAATYTIGGTITGLTASGLVLQNNAGDDLTAASGAAIFTFTTKIASGAAYAVMVKTHPTGLTCSVASGTGTATANVTNVSITCASSCAGSTVIRNWGTFTDCNDGTVKLDVTAGTFGGQTYTAQTLIWMKCSYGQTWKSATNDCTGTGTATAYGATQVPYCSVTDQSCNDVGTGILNGTGTSGAYSACNALNAGAGTYGKTNWRVPIKNELKLLIECNTTTTMPVDAGNCGGSPSPSINTFFSNTQVSYYWSSSAFSSVSAWYVSFGGGNVTNNIKDAGYFVRCISGP; encoded by the coding sequence ATGGCAAACAGTCCGTATTCGTTGCTTGTTGTTGTTCTTATGGGAATTCTAGCTCTTGCTGGATGTGAGAAAAAGAAAAAAGAAACTCCCATCTGGGCGTTGGGATTAATGGGTAGTTCGTCGGCTACTGGAACTGGAACTGGAATTGGAACTGGAATTGGAACTGGAACTGGAACTGGAACTGGAACTGGAACTGGAACTGGAACTGGAACTGGAATTGGAACTGGAACTGGAACTGGAACTGGAACTGGAACGGGAACGGGAACGGCAGCAACTTACACAATTGGCGGAACGATTACAGGACTTACTGCATCTGGATTAGTTTTGCAAAACAATGCAGGAGATGATCTGACAGCGGCAAGCGGTGCGGCAATATTCACATTCACAACGAAGATAGCAAGTGGGGCAGCTTATGCTGTGATGGTAAAAACACATCCTACAGGATTAACCTGTTCGGTGGCAAGTGGCACAGGAACGGCAACTGCAAATGTAACGAATGTAAGTATTACCTGTGCAAGTTCTTGTGCTGGTTCAACGGTTATAAGAAATTGGGGAACTTTTACAGATTGCAATGATGGAACTGTCAAACTAGATGTCACTGCTGGAACGTTTGGCGGACAAACCTACACAGCACAGACTCTGATATGGATGAAATGCAGTTATGGACAAACATGGAAATCAGCAACGAATGATTGTACAGGAACTGGCACTGCAACAGCTTACGGGGCAACACAAGTTCCATATTGTAGTGTAACTGACCAATCGTGCAATGATGTAGGAACTGGTATCCTGAATGGGACCGGGACAAGTGGGGCGTATTCAGCTTGCAATGCTTTAAATGCAGGAGCAGGGACGTATGGCAAAACAAACTGGCGTGTTCCTATAAAAAATGAATTGAAATTGTTAATCGAATGCAACACTACAACAACAATGCCAGTCGATGCGGGAAATTGTGGAGGCTCTCCAAGTCCTTCTATCAATACTTTTTTTTCGAATACTCAGGTGAGCTATTATTGGTCGTCGTCCGCCTTCTCTAGTGTCAGCGCGTGGTACGTGTCTTTCGGCGGTGGTAACGTAACCAACAACATTAAGGACGCTGGCTATTTTGTTCGGTGTATTTCCGGACCGTGA